The proteins below are encoded in one region of Daucus carota subsp. sativus mitochondrion, complete sequence:
- the nad7 gene encoding NADH dehydrogenase subunit 7: protein MTTRNEQIKNFTSNFGPQHPAAHGVSRLVLEMNGEVVERAEPHIGSLHRGTEKLIEYKTYLQALPYSDRLDYVSTMAQEHAHSSAVERLLNCEVPLRAQYIRVLFREITRISNHSLALTTHAMDVGASTPFLWAFEEREKLLEFYERVSGARMHASFIRPGGVAQDLPLGLCRDIDSSTQQFSSRIDELEEMSTGNRIWKQRLVDIGTVTAQQAKDWGFSGVMLRGPGVCWDSRRAAPYDVHDQLDPDVPVGTRGDRYDRYCIRIEEMRQSVRIIVQCPNKMPSGMIKADDRKLCPPSRGRMKLSMESSIHHFEPYTEGFSVPAPSTYTAVEAPKGEFGVFLVSNGSNRPYRRKIRAPGSAHSQGLDSMSKHHMPADVVTIIGTQDIVSGEVDR from the exons ATGACGACCAGGAACGAGCAAATCAAAAATTTCACTTCGAACTTCGGACCTCAACATCCTGCTGCTCATGGTGTTTCACGATTAGTATTGGAAATGAACGGAGAAGTGGTGGAACGCGCGGAACCACATATTGGATCACTCCA TAGAGGGACTGAGAAATTAATAGAGTACAAAACTTATCTTCAAGCTTTACCTTATTCTGATCGTTTAGA CTATGTTTCTACGATGGCCCAAGAACACGCTCATTCTTCAGCCGTAGAGAGACTTTTGAATTGCGAGGTACCATTACGAGCTCAATATATACGAGTGTTATTCCGTGAAATAACTCGAATTTCAAATCATTCACTTGCTTTAACTACTCATGCTATGGATGTGGGAGCATCAACTCCGTTCCTGTGGGCTTTTGAGGAGCGGGAGAAATTGTTGGAATTCTATGAAAGAGTCTCGGGAGCCAGGATGCATGCCAGTTTCATACGACCAGGTGGAGTGGCACAAGATCTGCCTCTTGGCTTATGTCGAGATATTGATTCCTCCACACAACAATTTTCTTCTCGTATCGACGAATTAGAAGAGATGTCAACCGGCAACCGTATCTGGAAACAACGATTAGTGGATATTGGTACTGTCACTGCACAGCAAGCAAAGGATTGGGGATTCAGTGGTGTAATGTTAAGAGGT CCAGGGGTATGCTGGGATTCGCGAAGAGCAGCACCTTACGATGTTCATGACCAATTGGATCCTGACGTACCAGTAGGTACCAGAGGAGATCGCTATGATCGTTACTGTATTCGTATCGAAGAGATGCGACAAAGTGTTCGGATCATTGTGCAATGTCCTAATAAAATGCCTAGTGGCATGATCAAAGCCGATGATCGTAAGCTATGTCCTCCATCACGAGGCCGAATGAAACTATCCATGGAATCG TCAATTCACCATTTCGAACCTTATACAGAAGGTTTTTCCGTACCAGCTCCTTCTACCTATACCGCAGTTGAAGCACCTAAAGGAGAATTTGGTGTCTTTCTGGTCAGTAATGGAAGCAATCGTCCCTACCGTCGTAAAATAAGAGCACCTGGCTCTGCCCATTCACAAGGACTCGATTCTATGTCCAAACATCACATGCCAGCAGATGTGGTCACCATCATAGGTACTCAAGATATTGTGTCTGGAGAGGTGGATAGATAG